The following are encoded together in the Phaseolus vulgaris cultivar G19833 chromosome 9, P. vulgaris v2.0, whole genome shotgun sequence genome:
- the LOC137820151 gene encoding probable ubiquitin-like-specific protease 2B isoform X2 — MSKSPRRDLQVLDFNGEDDAPAADKDLHHQSLPNHDPLADDILTDSQVNKVGIKNVAGIPCVGVGGAIFNLEKSGSEPSPDTLGDVYDSEEKKSVLEADKQSNSTSHENDYHIKDIYDHNKLEKMDISGEVSSPETNQIDPSGISYSNESIDVNSEADESAPTSPASDIPENVSLNGFGLNGTDNSDMDDTNTEVVLHPDYVRYQDNYYLGPKLTFSPFCVKINVSTACIKQEAFDLEWALDDLIDISCQLFQSSGTIIIKLRVLSSNAIQSNHVSNASGVEELEIAVVDYNWSLRHRQITSLSTKYLASWNTALHADVEGNEIDSHASRCYFPNFEENFDDVIYPKGDPDAVSLSKRDVDLLQPDTFINDTIIDFYIQYLKNQIPEEEKPRFHFFNSFFFRKLADMDKNPSSASDGKAAFLRVRKWTRKVNLFAKDYIFIPVNFNLHWSLIVICHPGEVVNFNDKELHNSLKVPSILHMDSIKGSHSGLKNLVQSYLWEEWKERHKDTLEEDLSSRFFNMCFLPLALPQQENSYDCGLFLLHYLELFLTEAPLNFNPIKLTKFSNFLNVDWFLPAEAYLKRTLIQKLIFELVENLGSHEISSSGCSDGNECLENNNRTGIDHAEVNKESTASHARQGIEITLLSGSSSLDPQSFNSSGLVLKELFEPGATAGAMLGQCQSFDQRFNGSIYSMEEDTDIGEQFMYLPTDPNFQQVAGIIPQTCSLPYLPRECGDDTCHRPEISLQANHDVVVSSLDTSNGALVDSEDVRVTKNCPSVSEPRSSNEAEQGEKTCSAMVNPEHVRDISTTVLGNSEDSIMNCDDNNGDLHSTGQETLTVPSQPVSHVPDYDETPTIPLQQVSHVAVDEDTPTIPLQQVSHVAVDEDTPTIPLQQVSHVAVDEDTPTIPLQQVSHVAVDEDTPTIPMQQVSHVAVDEDTPTIPLQEVSNAVGDGETFDGVAPDICEEQAPKRRRLMPLECNGEGTVTKSDL; from the exons ATGAGTAAGTCTCCGCGCAGAGATCTACAAGTCTTGGATTTCAATGGAGAGGATGATGCCCCTGCCGCAGACAAAGACCTCCATCACCAGTCCCTACCTAACCACGATCCTCTCG CCGATGATATATTGACAGATTCCCAGGTGAACAAGGTTGGCATAAAGAATGTTGCCGGTATTCCTTGTGTTGGTGTAGGTGGTGCTATTTTTAATTTGGAAAAGAGTGGTTCTGAACCTTCTCCTGACACACTGGGAGATGTATATGATAGTGAAGAGAAGAAATCTGTGTTGGAAGCCGACAAACAATCAAATTCGACTAGTCATGAAAATGATTATCATATTAAAGATATTTATGACCATAACAAGCTAGAGAAAATGGATATAAGTGGCGAAGTATCTTCACCTGAAACAAACCAGATTGACCCTTCAGGGATTTCTTACAGT AATGAATCAATTGATGTCAATTCAGAAGCTGATGAGAGTGCTCCAACAAGTCCTGCTTCTGATATTCCAGAGAATG TTTCATTAAATGGTTTTGGATTGAATGGCACAGACAATTCTGACATG GATGACACAAATACAGAAGTCGTTCTTCATCCTGATTATGTCAGGTACCAAGATAATTATTATCTGGGGCCAAAGTTAACCTTCTCACCCTTTTGTGTCAAGATCAATGTTTCAACTGCTTGTATAAAGCAAGAAGCCTTTGATCTGGAATGGGCACTGGATGATCTCATTGACATTAGTTGTCAGTTGTTTCAAAGT AGTGGAACCATCATTATTAAGCTTAGAGTATTATCAAGTAATGCAATCCAGTCAAATCATGTAAGCAATGCTTCAG GTGTTGAGGAATTGGAAATCGCAGTTGTTGATTACAATTGGTCCCTGAGACATAGGCAAATCACATCTCTTAGTACGAAATACTTGGCGTCTTGGAACACTGCGCTACA CGCTGATGTAGAAGGCAATGAAATTGATTCACATGCATCAAGATGCTACTTCCCTAA TTTTGAGGAGAATTTTGATGATGTTATCTATCCAAAAGGGGATCCAGATGCTGTTTCCCTAAGCAAGAGAGATGTGGATCTCCTGCAACCAGACACATTCATTAATGACACAATTATCGATTTTTACATCCA GTATCTTAAGAATCAAATACCAGAGGAGGAAAAACCtagatttcatttttttaatagttttttctttAGAAAGCTGGCTGATATGGACAAAAATCCATCTAGTGCTTCTGATGGAAAAGCAGCATTTCTACGTGTTCGTAAATGGACAAGAAAAGTAAATTTATTTGCAAAGGATTATATCTTCATTCCTGTGAACTTCAA TCTTCACTGGAGTTTAATAGTCATATGCCATCCTGGTGAAGTGGTTAATTTTAATG ACAAGGAGCTGCACAATTCACTTAAGGTACCCAGTATATTGCATATGGATTCTATAAAAGGAAGTCACAGTGGTCTGAAAAACTTGGTGCAAAG TTACCTGTGGGAAGAGTGGAAAGAGAGACACAAGGATACGTTGGAAGAAGACCTTTCATCAAGATTCTTCAACATGTGTTTTCTTCCACTTGCG TTGCCGCAGCAAGAAAACTCGTATGATTGTGGCCTATTTCTGCTTCACTACCTAGAGCTGTTCCTTACTGAAGCACCTCTTAATTTCAATCCTATCAAACTAACCAAGTTTTCCAACTTC CTTAATGTGGACTGGTTTCTGCCTGCTGAAGCTTATCTCAAGCGAACACTGATCCAGAAGTTAATCTTTGAACTTGTGGAAAACCTTGGTTCACACGAAATCTCTTCCTCTGGCTGTAGCGATGGCAATGAGTGTTtagaaaataataacagaacTGGGATCGATCATGCTGAAGTCAATAAGGAGTCAACAGCTTCCCATGCACGGCAGGGAATAGAAATCACTCTATTGTCCGGTTCGTCATCTTTGGATCCTCAATCTTTTAACAGTTCAGGCTTGGTTCTTAAAGAGCTTTTTGAGCCAGGAGCTACTGCAGGAGCAATGTTGGGACAATGCCAATCTTTTGACCAGCGTTTCAATGGTTCAATATATTCGATGGAG GAAGACACGGATATTGGGGAACAGTTTATGTACCTGCCTACAGATCCCAACTTCCAGCAAGTGGCTGGAATTATTCCTCAAACATGTTCTTTGCCATATCTTCCCAGGGAGTGTGGAGATGATACATGCCATAGACCAGAAATCTCTCTTCAAGCGAACCATGATGTGGTTGTGTCATCTCTAGATACATCAAATGGTGCCTTAGTTGATTCAGAAGATGTAAGGGTCACAAAAAATTGCCCTTCTGTGAGTGAGCCCAGGTCGTCCAATGAAGCTGAACAAGGGGAGAAAACTTGTTCGGCCATGGTAAACCCTGAGCATGTCAGAGATATATCCACCACGGTCTTGGGAAATTCTGAAGACTCAATTATGAATTGTGATGATAACAATGGAGATCTCCACTCTACTGGTCAAGAAACTCTGACAGTACCATCGCAACCAGTTTCTCATGTACCAGATTATGATGAAACTCCGACGATACCATTGCAACAAGTTTCACACGTGGCAGTTGACGAGGATACTCCGACGATACCATTGCAACAAGTTTCACACGTGGCAGTTGACGAGGATACTCCGACGATACCATTGCAACAAGTTTCACACGTGGCAGTTGACGAGGATACTCCGACGATACCATTGCAACAAGTTTCACACGTGGCAGTTGACGAGGACACTCCCACAATTCCAATGCAACAAGTTTCACACGTGGCAGTTGATGAGGACACTCCCACAATTCCACTGCAAGAA
- the LOC137820151 gene encoding probable ubiquitin-like-specific protease 2B isoform X5, with protein sequence MERMMPLPQTKTSITSPYLTTILSVNKVGIKNVAGIPCVGVGGAIFNLEKSGSEPSPDTLGDVYDSEEKKSVLEADKQSNSTSHENDYHIKDIYDHNKLEKMDISGEVSSPETNQIDPSGISYSNESIDVNSEADESAPTSPASDIPENGVSLNGFGLNGTDNSDMDDTNTEVVLHPDYVRYQDNYYLGPKLTFSPFCVKINVSTACIKQEAFDLEWALDDLIDISCQLFQSSGTIIIKLRVLSSNAIQSNHVSNASGVEELEIAVVDYNWSLRHRQITSLSTKYLASWNTALHADVEGNEIDSHASRCYFPNFEENFDDVIYPKGDPDAVSLSKRDVDLLQPDTFINDTIIDFYIQYLKNQIPEEEKPRFHFFNSFFFRKLADMDKNPSSASDGKAAFLRVRKWTRKVNLFAKDYIFIPVNFNLHWSLIVICHPGEVVNFNDKELHNSLKVPSILHMDSIKGSHSGLKNLVQSYLWEEWKERHKDTLEEDLSSRFFNMCFLPLALPQQENSYDCGLFLLHYLELFLTEAPLNFNPIKLTKFSNFLNVDWFLPAEAYLKRTLIQKLIFELVENLGSHEISSSGCSDGNECLENNNRTGIDHAEVNKESTASHARQGIEITLLSGSSSLDPQSFNSSGLVLKELFEPGATAGAMLGQCQSFDQRFNGSIYSMEEDTDIGEQFMYLPTDPNFQQVAGIIPQTCSLPYLPRECGDDTCHRPEISLQANHDVVVSSLDTSNGALVDSEDVRVTKNCPSVSEPRSSNEAEQGEKTCSAMVNPEHVRDISTTVLGNSEDSIMNCDDNNGDLHSTGQETLTVPSQPVSHVPDYDETPTIPLQQVSHVAVDEDTPTIPLQQVSHVAVDEDTPTIPLQQVSHVAVDEDTPTIPLQQVSHVAVDEDTPTIPMQQVSHVAVDEDTPTIPLQEVSNAVGDGETFDGVAPDICEEQAPKRRRLMPLECNGEGTVTKSDL encoded by the exons ATGGAGAGGATGATGCCCCTGCCGCAGACAAAGACCTCCATCACCAGTCCCTACCTAACCACGATCCTCTCG GTGAACAAGGTTGGCATAAAGAATGTTGCCGGTATTCCTTGTGTTGGTGTAGGTGGTGCTATTTTTAATTTGGAAAAGAGTGGTTCTGAACCTTCTCCTGACACACTGGGAGATGTATATGATAGTGAAGAGAAGAAATCTGTGTTGGAAGCCGACAAACAATCAAATTCGACTAGTCATGAAAATGATTATCATATTAAAGATATTTATGACCATAACAAGCTAGAGAAAATGGATATAAGTGGCGAAGTATCTTCACCTGAAACAAACCAGATTGACCCTTCAGGGATTTCTTACAGT AATGAATCAATTGATGTCAATTCAGAAGCTGATGAGAGTGCTCCAACAAGTCCTGCTTCTGATATTCCAGAGAATGGtg TTTCATTAAATGGTTTTGGATTGAATGGCACAGACAATTCTGACATG GATGACACAAATACAGAAGTCGTTCTTCATCCTGATTATGTCAGGTACCAAGATAATTATTATCTGGGGCCAAAGTTAACCTTCTCACCCTTTTGTGTCAAGATCAATGTTTCAACTGCTTGTATAAAGCAAGAAGCCTTTGATCTGGAATGGGCACTGGATGATCTCATTGACATTAGTTGTCAGTTGTTTCAAAGT AGTGGAACCATCATTATTAAGCTTAGAGTATTATCAAGTAATGCAATCCAGTCAAATCATGTAAGCAATGCTTCAG GTGTTGAGGAATTGGAAATCGCAGTTGTTGATTACAATTGGTCCCTGAGACATAGGCAAATCACATCTCTTAGTACGAAATACTTGGCGTCTTGGAACACTGCGCTACA CGCTGATGTAGAAGGCAATGAAATTGATTCACATGCATCAAGATGCTACTTCCCTAA TTTTGAGGAGAATTTTGATGATGTTATCTATCCAAAAGGGGATCCAGATGCTGTTTCCCTAAGCAAGAGAGATGTGGATCTCCTGCAACCAGACACATTCATTAATGACACAATTATCGATTTTTACATCCA GTATCTTAAGAATCAAATACCAGAGGAGGAAAAACCtagatttcatttttttaatagttttttctttAGAAAGCTGGCTGATATGGACAAAAATCCATCTAGTGCTTCTGATGGAAAAGCAGCATTTCTACGTGTTCGTAAATGGACAAGAAAAGTAAATTTATTTGCAAAGGATTATATCTTCATTCCTGTGAACTTCAA TCTTCACTGGAGTTTAATAGTCATATGCCATCCTGGTGAAGTGGTTAATTTTAATG ACAAGGAGCTGCACAATTCACTTAAGGTACCCAGTATATTGCATATGGATTCTATAAAAGGAAGTCACAGTGGTCTGAAAAACTTGGTGCAAAG TTACCTGTGGGAAGAGTGGAAAGAGAGACACAAGGATACGTTGGAAGAAGACCTTTCATCAAGATTCTTCAACATGTGTTTTCTTCCACTTGCG TTGCCGCAGCAAGAAAACTCGTATGATTGTGGCCTATTTCTGCTTCACTACCTAGAGCTGTTCCTTACTGAAGCACCTCTTAATTTCAATCCTATCAAACTAACCAAGTTTTCCAACTTC CTTAATGTGGACTGGTTTCTGCCTGCTGAAGCTTATCTCAAGCGAACACTGATCCAGAAGTTAATCTTTGAACTTGTGGAAAACCTTGGTTCACACGAAATCTCTTCCTCTGGCTGTAGCGATGGCAATGAGTGTTtagaaaataataacagaacTGGGATCGATCATGCTGAAGTCAATAAGGAGTCAACAGCTTCCCATGCACGGCAGGGAATAGAAATCACTCTATTGTCCGGTTCGTCATCTTTGGATCCTCAATCTTTTAACAGTTCAGGCTTGGTTCTTAAAGAGCTTTTTGAGCCAGGAGCTACTGCAGGAGCAATGTTGGGACAATGCCAATCTTTTGACCAGCGTTTCAATGGTTCAATATATTCGATGGAG GAAGACACGGATATTGGGGAACAGTTTATGTACCTGCCTACAGATCCCAACTTCCAGCAAGTGGCTGGAATTATTCCTCAAACATGTTCTTTGCCATATCTTCCCAGGGAGTGTGGAGATGATACATGCCATAGACCAGAAATCTCTCTTCAAGCGAACCATGATGTGGTTGTGTCATCTCTAGATACATCAAATGGTGCCTTAGTTGATTCAGAAGATGTAAGGGTCACAAAAAATTGCCCTTCTGTGAGTGAGCCCAGGTCGTCCAATGAAGCTGAACAAGGGGAGAAAACTTGTTCGGCCATGGTAAACCCTGAGCATGTCAGAGATATATCCACCACGGTCTTGGGAAATTCTGAAGACTCAATTATGAATTGTGATGATAACAATGGAGATCTCCACTCTACTGGTCAAGAAACTCTGACAGTACCATCGCAACCAGTTTCTCATGTACCAGATTATGATGAAACTCCGACGATACCATTGCAACAAGTTTCACACGTGGCAGTTGACGAGGATACTCCGACGATACCATTGCAACAAGTTTCACACGTGGCAGTTGACGAGGATACTCCGACGATACCATTGCAACAAGTTTCACACGTGGCAGTTGACGAGGATACTCCGACGATACCATTGCAACAAGTTTCACACGTGGCAGTTGACGAGGACACTCCCACAATTCCAATGCAACAAGTTTCACACGTGGCAGTTGATGAGGACACTCCCACAATTCCACTGCAAGAA